In Equus przewalskii isolate Varuska chromosome 15, EquPr2, whole genome shotgun sequence, a single genomic region encodes these proteins:
- the PXYLP1 gene encoding 2-phosphoxylose phosphatase 1 isoform X2, with product MDVLSALLFLVHLIPVSTAKNGVSGRSRKRILPDPVTEPPVTDPVYEARLYCNIPSVAERSMEGHAPHHFKLVSVHVLIRHGDRYPLYVIPKTKRPEIDCTLVANRKPYHPKLEAFVSHMSKGPGASFESPLHSLPLYPNHPLCEMGELTQTGVVQHLQNGQLLRDIYLKKHRLLPNDWSTEQLYLETTGKSRTLQSGLALLYGFLPDFDWKKIYFRHQPSALFCSGNCYCPVRNQYLEKEQRRQYLLRLKNSQLERTYGEMAKIVDVPTKQLRAANPIDSMLCHFCHNVSFPCTRNGCIDMEHFKVIKTHQIEDERERREKKLYLGYALLGAHPILNQTISRMQRAAAGRKEEIFTLYSAHDVTLSPVLSALGLTEARFPRFAARLIFELWQDREKPSEHSVRILYNGVDVTFHTSFCQDHHKRSLKPMCPLENLVRFVKRDMFTALGGTTNYHDACHREGF from the exons ATGGACGTTCTTTCTGCTCTTCTATTTCTAG TCCACCTGATCCCAGTGTCGACGGCTAAGAATGGAGTGAGTGGCAGGAGTCGGAAGAGGATCCTGCCGGACCCGGTGACGGAGCCCCCGGTGACGGACCCTGTCTACGAGGCTCGTTTGTACTGCAACATCCCCAGTGTGGCTGAGCGCAGCATGGAAG GTCACGCTCCGCATCATTTTAAGCTGGTCTCAGTGCATGTGCTCATTCGACATGGGGACAGGTACCCACTGTATGTCATTCCCAAAACGAAGCGACCGGAAATTGACTGCACTCTGGTGGCTAACAG GAAACCGTATCACCCTAAACTGGAAGCTTTCGTTAGTCACATGTCAAAAGGACCCGGAGCCTCTTTCGAAAGCCCCCTACACTCCCTGCCTCTTTACCCCAATCACCCGCTGTGTGAGATGGGGGAGCTCACGCAGACAG GAGTCGTGCAGCATTTGCAGAACGGCCAGCTGCTGAGGGACATCTATCTCAAGAAACACAGACTCCTGCCAAATGACTGGTCCACAGAGCAGCTGTACTTAGAGACCACGGGGAAAAGCCGGACGCTACAAAGCGGGCTGGCCCTGCTCTATGGCTTTCTCCCAGATTTTGACTGGAAGAAGATTTATTTCAGGCACCAGCCCAGTGCTCTCTTCTGCTCTGGAAACTGCTATTGCCCAGTGAGAAACCAGTATCTGGAAAAGGAGCAGCGTCGGCAGTACCTTTTACGTTTGAAAAACAGCCAGCTGGAGAGGACCTACGGGGAGATGGCCAAGATTGTGGACGTCCCCACCAAGCAGCTCCGAGCTGCCAACCCCATAGACTCCATGCTCTGCCACTTCTGCCACAACGTCAGCTTCCCTTGCACCAGAAATGGGTGTATTGACATGGAGCACTTCAAGGTGATCAAGACGCATCAGATAGAGGACGAGAGAGAGAGGCGGGAGAAAAAGCTGTATCTGGGGTATGCGCTCCTGGGCGCACACCCCATCCTGAATCAAACCATCAGCCGGATGCAACGAGCCGCAGCAGGCAGGAAAGAAGAGATCTTTACCCTCTACTCTGCCCACGATGTCACTCTGTCCCCAGTTCTCAGTGCCTTGGGCCTTACGGAAGCCAGATTCCCGAGGTTTGCGGCCAGGTTGATCTTTGAGCTCTGGCAAGACAGGGAAAAGCCCAGTGAGCATTCCGTCCGGATTCTTTACAATGGCGTTGATGTCACATTCCACACCTCTTTCTGCCAGGACCACCACAAGCGTTCTCTCAAGCCCATGTGCCCCCTCGAAAACTTAGTCCGCTTTGTCAAAAGGGACATGTTTACAGCCCTGGGAGGTACTACTAATTATCATGATGCATGTCACAGGGAAGGATTCTAA
- the PXYLP1 gene encoding 2-phosphoxylose phosphatase 1 isoform X1, translated as MLFRSRFLLLLALAALLAFVSLSLQFFHLIPVSTAKNGVSGRSRKRILPDPVTEPPVTDPVYEARLYCNIPSVAERSMEGHAPHHFKLVSVHVLIRHGDRYPLYVIPKTKRPEIDCTLVANRKPYHPKLEAFVSHMSKGPGASFESPLHSLPLYPNHPLCEMGELTQTGVVQHLQNGQLLRDIYLKKHRLLPNDWSTEQLYLETTGKSRTLQSGLALLYGFLPDFDWKKIYFRHQPSALFCSGNCYCPVRNQYLEKEQRRQYLLRLKNSQLERTYGEMAKIVDVPTKQLRAANPIDSMLCHFCHNVSFPCTRNGCIDMEHFKVIKTHQIEDERERREKKLYLGYALLGAHPILNQTISRMQRAAAGRKEEIFTLYSAHDVTLSPVLSALGLTEARFPRFAARLIFELWQDREKPSEHSVRILYNGVDVTFHTSFCQDHHKRSLKPMCPLENLVRFVKRDMFTALGGTTNYHDACHREGF; from the exons atGCTTTTCCGCAGTCGCTTCTTGCTGCTGCTGGCCCTGGCTGCGCTGCTGGCCTTCGTGAGCCTTAGCCTGCAGTTCT TCCACCTGATCCCAGTGTCGACGGCTAAGAATGGAGTGAGTGGCAGGAGTCGGAAGAGGATCCTGCCGGACCCGGTGACGGAGCCCCCGGTGACGGACCCTGTCTACGAGGCTCGTTTGTACTGCAACATCCCCAGTGTGGCTGAGCGCAGCATGGAAG GTCACGCTCCGCATCATTTTAAGCTGGTCTCAGTGCATGTGCTCATTCGACATGGGGACAGGTACCCACTGTATGTCATTCCCAAAACGAAGCGACCGGAAATTGACTGCACTCTGGTGGCTAACAG GAAACCGTATCACCCTAAACTGGAAGCTTTCGTTAGTCACATGTCAAAAGGACCCGGAGCCTCTTTCGAAAGCCCCCTACACTCCCTGCCTCTTTACCCCAATCACCCGCTGTGTGAGATGGGGGAGCTCACGCAGACAG GAGTCGTGCAGCATTTGCAGAACGGCCAGCTGCTGAGGGACATCTATCTCAAGAAACACAGACTCCTGCCAAATGACTGGTCCACAGAGCAGCTGTACTTAGAGACCACGGGGAAAAGCCGGACGCTACAAAGCGGGCTGGCCCTGCTCTATGGCTTTCTCCCAGATTTTGACTGGAAGAAGATTTATTTCAGGCACCAGCCCAGTGCTCTCTTCTGCTCTGGAAACTGCTATTGCCCAGTGAGAAACCAGTATCTGGAAAAGGAGCAGCGTCGGCAGTACCTTTTACGTTTGAAAAACAGCCAGCTGGAGAGGACCTACGGGGAGATGGCCAAGATTGTGGACGTCCCCACCAAGCAGCTCCGAGCTGCCAACCCCATAGACTCCATGCTCTGCCACTTCTGCCACAACGTCAGCTTCCCTTGCACCAGAAATGGGTGTATTGACATGGAGCACTTCAAGGTGATCAAGACGCATCAGATAGAGGACGAGAGAGAGAGGCGGGAGAAAAAGCTGTATCTGGGGTATGCGCTCCTGGGCGCACACCCCATCCTGAATCAAACCATCAGCCGGATGCAACGAGCCGCAGCAGGCAGGAAAGAAGAGATCTTTACCCTCTACTCTGCCCACGATGTCACTCTGTCCCCAGTTCTCAGTGCCTTGGGCCTTACGGAAGCCAGATTCCCGAGGTTTGCGGCCAGGTTGATCTTTGAGCTCTGGCAAGACAGGGAAAAGCCCAGTGAGCATTCCGTCCGGATTCTTTACAATGGCGTTGATGTCACATTCCACACCTCTTTCTGCCAGGACCACCACAAGCGTTCTCTCAAGCCCATGTGCCCCCTCGAAAACTTAGTCCGCTTTGTCAAAAGGGACATGTTTACAGCCCTGGGAGGTACTACTAATTATCATGATGCATGTCACAGGGAAGGATTCTAA